In Pedobacter sp. WC2423, the following are encoded in one genomic region:
- a CDS encoding ABC transporter permease encodes MEQLPEENWDMEITPKNNLFDLRLKDVWYYRDLLLLFVRRDFVSFYKQTILGPLWFFIQPIFTTIIFTFIFGNLAGISTDGLPQPLFYMAGITAWNYFAECLTKTSTVFKDNANIFGKVYFPRLIMPLSIVVSNLVRFGVQLLLFIIMIVYYMIIGKHFGPNWFILLFPVIVLLMACLGLGLGMIISAMTTKYRDLAFLVTFGVQLLMYATTVIYPLSTAIEKYPAYAWIIQYNPMTPLIETFRYGFLGSGSFSWESLGYCAGITALILLLGIVVFNKVEKNFVDTI; translated from the coding sequence ATGGAGCAACTGCCTGAAGAAAACTGGGATATGGAAATTACCCCAAAGAACAACCTGTTTGATTTAAGGTTGAAGGATGTTTGGTATTACCGCGATCTGTTATTACTTTTTGTAAGACGCGATTTTGTATCATTTTATAAACAGACGATTCTGGGGCCACTATGGTTTTTTATACAACCTATTTTTACCACGATTATCTTCACTTTTATTTTTGGGAACCTGGCGGGTATTTCTACAGACGGGCTTCCGCAACCTTTATTTTATATGGCAGGTATCACTGCATGGAATTATTTTGCAGAATGCCTGACTAAGACCAGTACCGTATTTAAGGACAATGCCAATATATTTGGAAAAGTATATTTTCCACGGCTAATTATGCCTTTGAGCATTGTAGTGTCTAACCTCGTACGGTTTGGCGTACAGTTACTGCTATTTATAATCATGATCGTTTATTATATGATCATTGGTAAACATTTTGGTCCCAATTGGTTTATCCTGTTATTTCCAGTAATTGTATTACTAATGGCCTGCCTGGGTTTAGGATTAGGCATGATCATCTCTGCAATGACCACTAAATACCGTGATCTGGCATTCTTAGTCACCTTTGGCGTGCAGCTATTGATGTATGCCACAACGGTGATCTATCCATTATCCACTGCAATAGAGAAATATCCAGCATATGCATGGATTATTCAATATAACCCAATGACACCTCTTATTGAAACTTTCCGGTATGGATTTTTGGGAAGTGGTAGCTTTAGCTGGGAATCCCTGGGCTACTGTGCAGGTATAACGGCATTGATCCTCTTATTAGGAATCGTTGTTTTTAATAAAGTGGAGAAGAATTTTGTAGATACCATTTGA